The nucleotide window CGGGACTTGGGTGACGTCGGCCGGCGTTTTCCTGGCCGGGGACGAGGAGGATGTTCCCGGCGCGGCGGTCGTCCGCGCCTCCGTGCTCGACCTCAGCCTATGGCATCGTATCGGTGTCGCCGATCGCCCGTCCGCGGACCTGGCGCTGCAATGGCTTGGGACGCTGGCCTCGGGGAAAGCGCTCTCGGCCGACGACGCCCGGCGTGTTCGCACCTTGCTGGTCCGATACCCGATCCGCATCTGGGAGGAGCGCGGGCACTGGCTGAACCTCGTGGGGGAGTGGGCGCCGGTCGAAACGCTTGCCTATGGCCTCAGCATGCAGACCCTGTTCCGGTGGAGCCATCTGCACGAATGGGTCAAGCGCAAGACCGCCGATTTTCAGCGGTTGTCGGGGGAGACGGTGCAGGCGCCGCCATTCTCGGCATTGCCGGCTTTGTCGGACCTCGTGGAGGAGCATTTCAACCAGCCGTCGCTGCTGGCCGGCATCGAAGATCGCCGCGCCTGGCTGACGGCGTTCGGAACCCAACTCGGGCGGATCGAGCTTGCCGATTCCACCGAGACCGAGCGCGTGCGGGCGCTGGCAGAAGCGATCGCGGCGACGAGCTGGGTCCAGACCCCCAAGCTGGAGGTCATTCCCTATCTCGACGGCGTGCCCGCCGGAACGGCGCGGCTCACCGACATCCTGTGGCTCGACGGCAAGCTGTTCGTTAGCCCGCTATCCAAGGCCAAGCTCGCGAAGCGGGTCCCGGAAGAGATCGGCAGGAATCTGAGCGCGGACATTCGCGCGGCGCTGGCCTATGCGTTCGAGCGCTCGTCCGAGGACATCAAGGAGTATCTCGAAGAGAATTTCACCCTCGGTCCTGAGCAGATCGTCGTCGCACCGATGGCCCAGCACGTCGTCGAAGCCGACGATGATGATGGTGTCGACGTGGTTGCCGAAGACGCGCACAGCGATGGTGAGCCGGTCGCTGCGAAAGATCTCCACCCCGACGAGGATGAGCCCGAAACGCAGCCTACAGCCGCGCCCTCGGCCGGGGAGCCAGATCGAGAGCTGATCGAAACGGAGGTGGCGACCAGGCCCCGGGCCGCGCCGAAACCGCCCCGTCCGAGCGTGATGGCGCGGTTTGCATTCGCCCAAGGCTATAAGGCCGATGGCGAAGATCGCTTTTTCCATGTGGACGGAAGCTGGATCGGTCGTGGCAACGGCGCGCGCTTTCCATGGGAGCGCCGCTCGGCCAGCGGCGAGATTCTGCGGCACTACTATCCCAAAGACCATTGCCTGGAGCACGAACCGCTCCAGCTCGAAGCTGACGTCTGGGGCCTGCTGGACCAGAAGCCGGATCTCTATTCGTTCATTCTCATCAACCCGGAAGGTGGTCCCGTCGAAATGACGGGCGCCCGCCTGCGCGCTCTACGCGACGGCGGCGAACTGACCATCCATCCCGCAACGTACAGGCTTGTTTATGACCTCGACGACTAACCCCAAGAAGAAACTGATCGAGGTTGCGATCCCGCTCGAAGCGATCAACGCCGCCTCCGCACGCGAGAAGTCGATCCGGCATGGGCATCCGTCCACGCTTCATCTGTGGTGGGCACGGCGGCCGCTGGCGGCCTGCCGCGCGGTTCTGTTCGCCCAGCTTGTCGATGATCCGTCGAGCGACCTCGACAAATTCCCCACGCACGAAGCTCAAGAGGCTGAGCGCAAGCGCCTGTTCGGCATCATTGAAGAACTGGTGAAGTGGGAGAACTCGACCAACGAGGAGGTGCTGGAGCGCGCCCGCGCCGAAATCCGCAAGAGCTGCGGCGGCGAGCTACCGCCGGTCTATGATCCGTTCTCGGGCGGCGGGTCGATCCCGCTAGAGGCGCAACGTCTCGGCCTGCCCGCCTATGGGTCAGACCTGAACCCGGTCGCGGTGATGATCGGCAAGGCGATGATCGAGATTCCGCCGAAGTTCAAGGACAAGGAGCCGATCCATCCCGGCGCGAAGGACCGGCAGTTCTATCGCAATGCCGAGGGGCTCGCAGAGGACGTCAAGTGCTATGGCGAATGGGTGCGTGAAAAGGCGTGGGAGCGCATCGGGCATTTCTACCCGCAGGTGGACCTGCCGAAAGAGCACGGCGGCGGCAAAGGGACGGTGATCGCTTGGATTTGGGCACGAACGGTGCCCAGCCCTGATCCTGCCTTCTCCAACGTGGAGGTCCCGATCGCGTCGAGCTTCCTACTCAGCGCTAAGGCTGGGAAGGAAACGTGGGTAGAGCCGATTGTCGACAAACAGGCGAAGACCATCTCCTATCGCATCAGGCATGGCGGTACAAAAGCCGAACTCGCTGCTGCAAAGGAAGGAACCAAAGCAGGTCGCGGTGCGAATTTCCGCTGCCTTATGTCGGATACGGCGATCACTCCTGACTATGTGAAAAGTAATGGTCGCGCTGGCAACATGGGTCAGACGCTGATCGCGATCGTTGCGGAAGGCAATCGTGGCCGGGCGTATGTCACACCTGCCGAAGCGCACGAGAATCTGGCCTTTTCGGCAAAACCCGACTGGAAACCGGAAACCAGCCTGCCGAACGACCCACGGAATTTCTGGACTGTGGACTACGGTTTGACGACCTTCGGTGATTTGTTCACCGACCGGCAATTGGTAGCGCTGAATACCTTCAGCGATCTGGTCCAAGCGGCGCGAACGCAGATCGAAGCCGACGCATTGGTCGCCGGGCTATCTTCTGATCCGACCCCGCTGCGCGATGGTGGCATAGGCGCCAAAGCCTACGCCGAAGCTGTCAGCGTGTATTTGTCCTTTGCGATTGACCGGCTTGCGGATGCTGGCAGTTCGATCGCCACATGGTCGTCATCAGAGTTCATCCGTTTCACGTTTGCTCGGCAGGCTATCCCGATGACTTGGGATTTCGCTGAATGCAATGTCTTCAGCGATAGTACCGGAAACTATCTCGGTGCCGTCGATTGGGTCTGGAAGGCTCTCTCTGGGCTAGTTCCAAACGCGGCTGGCACTGAGATTCAGCACGACGCGCAGAATGTACGTTTGCCGAGTGGAGCGGTCGTCTCGACTGACCCGCCATACTACGACAATATCGGCTACGCGGATCTGTCGGATTACTTCTATGTTTGGCTTAGGCGTAACATTAAGGATGTTTATCCTGATCTCGGGAGCACCATTTCAGTTCCTAAAGAAGAGGAACTGGTCGCGACGCCTTATCGACACGGCGGGAAAGCGAATGCTGAGGAGCATTTCCTGACGGGTATGACGGCGGCTATATCCAGCCTTGCCCGTCAATCGTCTTCATTGTTCCCTGCGACAATCTACTATGCCTTTAAGCAAAGCGAGGTCGAGCAAGACGGACTGAGTTCGACTGGGTGGGCAACCTTCCTACAGGCTGTGATTGAAGCGGGTTACGCTATTGTTGGAACTTGGCCCGTTCGCACGGAGCGCTCAGCTCGGACAATTGCTACTGGCACCAATGCTCTCGCGAATTCGGTCGTCTTGGTGTGCCGGAAAAAGGAGAGTACGGCCGAGGTCGTCACCCGTGCCGAATTCATCCGTGCTCTGAAACGTGAATTGCCGCCGGCGATCTCAGAGCTTCAGGCGGCCACCATCGCACCAGCGGATATGCCACAATCAGCCATCGGTCCGGGCATGGGCGTATTTTCGCGTTACAAGGCCGTGCTGGAGTCGGACGACAATCCGATGAGCGTGAAAGCCGCGCTCCAACTCATCAACAAGGAACTCGACGAATATCTGGGCGGTATCCAGGGTGAGTTCGACGCGGACACCCGGTTCGCCATCACCTGGTTCGAGCAGCACGGAAACGGCAAGGGGGACTATGGTGTCGCCGACAACCTTGCCCGTGCGCGCGGTATCGCGGTCGAAAGCGTCAAGCATGCCGGGATCGTCGACAGCGCCGCTGGCAAGGTCCGCATCCTCGCGCGTGACGAACTCGACGAGGATTGGGACCCGGAAGAGGACCGACACTTGACGGTGTGGGAGTGCCTCCAGCATCTGGTCCGTCTGCACGAGAAGGACGGTATCTCCCACGACACCGCCGTGCTTTTGAAGAAGATCATCACCCAGGCCGAGGCGGTAAAAGATCTCGCCTACTGCCTCTACGACATCAGCGCCAACAAGCGGAAGGATGCGAAAGAGGCCACGGCCTATAACGCCCTGATCGCCGATTGGACCGAGCTGACGAAGGCTGCGGCGGCCATCCACGACACAAGCGGCGATCGTCAGATCCGGCTGGATATTTAAGGGGAACGGAACGTGGCAAAAAGCACGCGCCAATATGTGTTTGAGGGAATGGAACTGCTGCCTGCGGCGCTGATCCCCTTCGTCGAGAAGCGTCTCGAAACCTCGCTCAAGGGGCACTGGCAAGTCCAGGTGCTGGAAAAGCTGCCAAACCTGCGCCCCAACAGCAGCGGCGAGGTCGGTTGGGACCAGGCCGCGCTGTTCAACGCCATGGATCGCTTCTGGAGCGAAGCCTTCAAGGCAGTGCTCGGCCGTGCCGAACGCTCGCTGGTCAATGAACTGGGCGATGTCCGCAACAAGCTCTCGCACAACGAGACCTTCACCTACGACGATGCCGAGCGCGCTCTCGACACCATGCGGCGCCTAATGGAGGCGATCAGCGCCGGCGAGACGGCGGAGCAGCTCGGCAAGATGCGCGACACCATCCTGCGCACGAAGTTCACCGAGCTTCAGCGGAACGAGGAGCGGCGGAAAACCCAGCGTCTCGAAATCTCGGTCGAGACCGTGGCCGGCCTGTTGCCGTGGCGCGAGGTGGTCGAGCCGCATCAGGATGTTGCCACCGGCGAATTCCAGCAGGCCGAGTTCGCAGCCGACCTCGCCAAGGTGCATTCCGGCAGCGCGCCGCCGGAATACCGCGACCCGCGTCAGTTCTTCAGCCGCACCTATCTGACGGAAGGTTTGAGCGCGCTGCTGATCGGAGCCGCGAAGCGGCTGTCCGGCACGGGCGGCGATCCGGTCGTCGAACTGCAAACCAACTTCGGGGGTGGCAAGACGCACTCGATGTTGGCGCTCTATCATATGGCGGGGCCGACGCCGGTGCAGGACCTCTCCGGCCTGGACCAGTTGCTCGAAAAGCAGGGCCTCAGCGTGCCGAAGGCCATCAACCGCGCCGTGCTCGTCGGCACATCGCGAGGGCCGCAGGACGTGCTCCATGCCGAGGGCGACCGGAAAATCCGAACAACCTGGGGTGAACTCGCCTGGCAGCTCGGCGGCGCCGATGCCTACGCGATGGTGGCGGAGAATGACGCCAGCGGTATCGCGCCAGGCTCGAACCTGCTTGAGGCGCTTTTCAAGAAGTATGCGCCGTGTCTGATCCTTATCGACGAATGGGTCGCCTATCTGCGGCAGATCTACAAAGTCGAGGGGCTGCCGTCCGGCTCGTTCGATGCGAACCTGTCCTTCGTCCAGTCGCTGACCGAGGCGGTCAAGGCTAGCCCCGGCACGCTGCTGGTCGCCTCCTTGCCGGCCTCGCAAATCGAGGTCGGCGGTGAAGGTGGTCAGGAAGCGCTTGCGCGCCTCAAGCAGACTTTCAGCCGCGTGGAGTCCTCGTGGCGGCCGGCGAGCCAGGAAGAGAGCTATGAGATCGTCCGGCGGCGGCTGTTCAAAGACATCCCCGGCGACAAGTTCCATCATCGTGATAACACGCTGAAACAGTTCGCCAAGCTTTATCGGGAGAACGCCAACGATTTCCCGCAGGGCTGCGCGGACGAAGACTATCGGCGCAAGCTGGAGAAGGCTTATCCGATCCATCCCGAGTTGTTCGACCAGCTCTACACGAGCTGGGGATCGCTCGAAAAATTCCAACGCACGCGCGGCGTGCTGCGCCTGATGGCGCAGGCCATTCACGAGCTTTGGATGAACGCCGATCCATCGGTCATGATTATGCCCGGCAGCGTGGCCGTGAGTTCGCCGCGCGTGGAGCCGGAATTGCTCCACTATCTGGACGTGAGCTGGCAAGCGATCATCGCCGGCGATGTCGATGGCACGACGTCGACACCCTATAAAGTCGATCAATCCGCGCCCAACCTGAATCGCTATTCGGCTACCCGGCGCGTCGCCCGCGCGATTTTCATGGGAACCGCGCCCACCGCCCAGCAGCAGAATACCGGCCTCGACGACAAGCAGATCAATCTTGGTGTCGTGCAGCCCGGCGAGCGTCCGGCGATCTTCGGTGATGCCCTGCGGCGACTGACCAACCAAGCCAAGTTCATGCACGCCGATCTTGGGCGCTACTGGTATTCGATGTCTGCGAGCCTCAACCGCATCGCGGCGGACAAGGCGGCGCAGATCGAGGCGGCGCTGGTCGACGTGACGATTGACGCGGAACTCGGAAAATATGTGAACGGTCTCGCTGATCGCGGGCATTTCGACGCCGTGCAGGTCGCGCCGGCCTCGTCGGCCGAAGTGCCCGATGAAGCGGGTGGTGTTCGGGCCGTCGTGCTGGGCGTCAAATATCCGCACAATGGCCGCGACGGCTCGGAAGCGCTGGTCGAAGCGAAAGACATCCTCACGCAGCGCGGGAGCACACCGCGCGTCTATCGCAACATGTTGGTATTCATCGCCGCGGAAAGCCGTCAGCTCGATCATCTGAAAGACGCCGTGCGTGCTTCCCTCGCGTGGGGGGAGATCGTCCGCGACACCGAGCGGCTGAACCTCACCCAGAGCGACAGCGCGCTAGCCAAGACGAAGTTGGCCGAAGCCAACGAGACGATGAAGACGCGCCTCAAAGAGGCATGGTGCTATCTGCACTATCCGGCCCAGGAGAGCGCGCAGGCGGATTGGGAGTGGGTGTCCGGCAAGATTCCGGCGCAGGAC belongs to Xanthobacter autotrophicus Py2 and includes:
- a CDS encoding protein of unknown function DUF1156 (PFAM: protein of unknown function DUF1156~KEGG: swi:Swit_0198 protein of unknown function DUF1156), with translation MTSTTNPKKKLIEVAIPLEAINAASAREKSIRHGHPSTLHLWWARRPLAACRAVLFAQLVDDPSSDLDKFPTHEAQEAERKRLFGIIEELVKWENSTNEEVLERARAEIRKSCGGELPPVYDPFSGGGSIPLEAQRLGLPAYGSDLNPVAVMIGKAMIEIPPKFKDKEPIHPGAKDRQFYRNAEGLAEDVKCYGEWVREKAWERIGHFYPQVDLPKEHGGGKGTVIAWIWARTVPSPDPAFSNVEVPIASSFLLSAKAGKETWVEPIVDKQAKTISYRIRHGGTKAELAAAKEGTKAGRGANFRCLMSDTAITPDYVKSNGRAGNMGQTLIAIVAEGNRGRAYVTPAEAHENLAFSAKPDWKPETSLPNDPRNFWTVDYGLTTFGDLFTDRQLVALNTFSDLVQAARTQIEADALVAGLSSDPTPLRDGGIGAKAYAEAVSVYLSFAIDRLADAGSSIATWSSSEFIRFTFARQAIPMTWDFAECNVFSDSTGNYLGAVDWVWKALSGLVPNAAGTEIQHDAQNVRLPSGAVVSTDPPYYDNIGYADLSDYFYVWLRRNIKDVYPDLGSTISVPKEEELVATPYRHGGKANAEEHFLTGMTAAISSLARQSSSLFPATIYYAFKQSEVEQDGLSSTGWATFLQAVIEAGYAIVGTWPVRTERSARTIATGTNALANSVVLVCRKKESTAEVVTRAEFIRALKRELPPAISELQAATIAPADMPQSAIGPGMGVFSRYKAVLESDDNPMSVKAALQLINKELDEYLGGIQGEFDADTRFAITWFEQHGNGKGDYGVADNLARARGIAVESVKHAGIVDSAAGKVRILARDELDEDWDPEEDRHLTVWECLQHLVRLHEKDGISHDTAVLLKKIITQAEAVKDLAYCLYDISANKRKDAKEATAYNALIADWTELTKAAAAIHDTSGDRQIRLDI
- a CDS encoding conserved hypothetical protein (KEGG: rpa:RPA2221 hypothetical protein), with the translated sequence MAKSTRQYVFEGMELLPAALIPFVEKRLETSLKGHWQVQVLEKLPNLRPNSSGEVGWDQAALFNAMDRFWSEAFKAVLGRAERSLVNELGDVRNKLSHNETFTYDDAERALDTMRRLMEAISAGETAEQLGKMRDTILRTKFTELQRNEERRKTQRLEISVETVAGLLPWREVVEPHQDVATGEFQQAEFAADLAKVHSGSAPPEYRDPRQFFSRTYLTEGLSALLIGAAKRLSGTGGDPVVELQTNFGGGKTHSMLALYHMAGPTPVQDLSGLDQLLEKQGLSVPKAINRAVLVGTSRGPQDVLHAEGDRKIRTTWGELAWQLGGADAYAMVAENDASGIAPGSNLLEALFKKYAPCLILIDEWVAYLRQIYKVEGLPSGSFDANLSFVQSLTEAVKASPGTLLVASLPASQIEVGGEGGQEALARLKQTFSRVESSWRPASQEESYEIVRRRLFKDIPGDKFHHRDNTLKQFAKLYRENANDFPQGCADEDYRRKLEKAYPIHPELFDQLYTSWGSLEKFQRTRGVLRLMAQAIHELWMNADPSVMIMPGSVAVSSPRVEPELLHYLDVSWQAIIAGDVDGTTSTPYKVDQSAPNLNRYSATRRVARAIFMGTAPTAQQQNTGLDDKQINLGVVQPGERPAIFGDALRRLTNQAKFMHADLGRYWYSMSASLNRIAADKAAQIEAALVDVTIDAELGKYVNGLADRGHFDAVQVAPASSAEVPDEAGGVRAVVLGVKYPHNGRDGSEALVEAKDILTQRGSTPRVYRNMLVFIAAESRQLDHLKDAVRASLAWGEIVRDTERLNLTQSDSALAKTKLAEANETMKTRLKEAWCYLHYPAQESAQADWEWVSGKIPAQDGLLARASKKLVAEEGLLVELGPSRLDRDLQKYIWNDKPHLSLKDLREYLNRYIYLPRLKGQDVLVKAVQAAVSGMLPGPFAYAERWDEKSDSYLGLAIERAANAVVVIDSDSVIVKPDVAEAHRPAPVQPGQGDTPAGSGDGAPPSDGQPSESGATTSPGEKKPTRFTGAVMISPERPARDIHQIVEAIVEQLTTLPGSQVRLRLEIEADVPGGLERAKVRTLVENANTLGFIEKSVE